CAAAAGCAAAAATGACAGTTTACAGACGTTAGGCGcatgcactccgtacctacGCAGGCAATGAAACGCTGACTGTACTTGGGTACTATATGCATGGATGATATGATCGTCCGCGTCTTCAGTAAGCCGTGGTATGTCGTTGTGAGGATTGCGTGCCCTGTCCCGTGCCGTCTACAGCCAGGGGAGTCAGTGCACGCCGAGACATCGCCGCCAGATCGACacgacggcgatgaagagGGGAGGCTGAAAATTATCAATCTTGTTTTATGGCAGATCGCAGACGCCACCCGTACATACAACACGCCTCCTGTTATTGCACGCCAAcctgtctggtggcacaCACCTGagaaatactccgtagtctcAGCGGAGATCAACACATGCGGAGTATGTCTTGTACGAATGATCGAATATGACTGAAATGATGCTGCGCGGTATGGCGGTAATGAGGGAGTGGGCAAACTCGCCCAACACTTAATACTTGAGCCACTTCTTGTCAACACGGGCATACAATTTACTCCCATGCCAAAGACGACCTTCCTTACTACCCCTTTACCCATTACTAGCTCTCACcgcagccagccatgtctaCGCTCATCTCAGCAGACAACGAGTGGTCCCCGCTCAAGGCCGTCATTGTCGGCCGGGCAGAGCACTCGGCCTTCCCGTCTGAGCCACGGGCCGTGTTCGAGGCGAGCATGCCAGCCGAGCACGTCGACGAGTTCCGGCCGGGAAACCCGTTCCCCGCCGACATTGTGGCCAAGGCgcaggaggagctggacaacctggcggcggtgctgcagcagcacggcgtcaaggtctACCGCCCGGACGAGGTGGACTGGCTCAAGGTCGGGGGCTACACGGGGTCGATGCCGCGCGACACGCTGATGACGGTGGGCAACACGCTCATCGAGTCCCCCTTTGCGTGGGCCTGCCGCCGGCGCGAGGTCGAGCTCGGCTACTCGAGCATCCTGCGCGAGCTGTcgtcgggcggcggcggcgcggcacGCATCTGCCGGGCGCCGACCATCATCGGCAAGGACACCATCTACGACCAGGCCGTGGTGGACGGCACGCGCGCGCCCAACGGCAGCCCCAGCTGGACCATCAACAACACGCGGCCGGCGGCCGACGTGGCCGACTTCATGCGGCTGGGCAAGACGCTCGTCGGGCAGCTGAGCCACGTCACCAACATGAAGGGCGTCGAGTACCTCCGCGCGCAGGTGCCCGACGGCTACTCGGTCGAGGTGCTGCGCACGACCGACGACCACGCCATGCACATTGACACGACGATCCTGCCGCTGCGCCGCGGCCTGGCCGTGTACAACCCGGAGCGCGTgtccgaggccgagctgcgCCGGcacgccgtctttgccggcTGGGACCTCCGGCCGTGCCCGATCAAGCCCAAGCCGCGCGCGCCCCCGAGCCCGCCCATGTACATGTGCTCGCCGTGGCTGGTGCTCAACGCGCTGAGCCTCAACGAGAGGCAGATCTTTGTCGAG
The DNA window shown above is from Metarhizium brunneum chromosome 1, complete sequence and carries:
- the GATM gene encoding Glycine amidinotransferase; this encodes MSTLISADNEWSPLKAVIVGRAEHSAFPSEPRAVFEASMPAEHVDEFRPGNPFPADIVAKAQEELDNLAAVLQQHGVKVYRPDEVDWLKVGGYTGSMPRDTLMTVGNTLIESPFAWACRRREVELGYSSILRELSSGGGGAARICRAPTIIGKDTIYDQAVVDGTRAPNGSPSWTINNTRPAADVADFMRLGKTLVGQLSHVTNMKGVEYLRAQVPDGYSVEVLRTTDDHAMHIDTTILPLRRGLAVYNPERVSEAELRRHAVFAGWDLRPCPIKPKPRAPPSPPMYMCSPWLVLNALSLNERQIFVEEHDVEFADWLRDEFGMEPIMLPFQHVNCLGGSFHCATVDLVRG